The following proteins come from a genomic window of Finegoldia magna ATCC 29328:
- a CDS encoding N-6 DNA methylase: MQKKEYLELKKWFDEEGKKVLWEMMSNWRGIIDKPLDAFYIFARAFYDDKLLNEKLGNNKSIKILFYRIDNEYHDFVEEVREKLSPNQIKSIILNFYNLDNIRSIHMIPGFSIPTGISELSYKLLDIKKGDKLFQPNSQAGEFMIDFLINHPECDISAIEINTSYILTSQLKLPIIGHQNRASIRQEDYFNTDLSTLEYNKVFSMPPMGMLYRDFDKRVNDKNLIELYKKNDFNTKNEWTDILKIISNTKFEKAIFIVHSGILFKERDEKIRKYLIDNGYIESVIELAPRLFTGIGISTNILLISKNNKKVKMVDASEIYHSDKMVNKITKDDVEVIFDAYKNESTISKEVSPEEFEDNNYSFIPRRYTNEEIDLKNYVYLKDITKIKRGYANLKKSDLYKRISRENTNNKIIAAGDIDDNFNIADLTSLTEIEDKEETYCVKDGDIIFSRGGSYNSLLIRNSGNYRILVNGTLYILNCDEQKIDPYYLQMYLASDHCLSQIESLNTGKSIQFMSINQLGELKIPKVSKEKEKELSQKYKMILDKKEIIRIQKIKLEEDVSELVSEVI; encoded by the coding sequence TATTAAATGAAAAATTAGGTAATAATAAATCAATAAAAATATTATTTTATAGAATAGACAACGAGTACCATGACTTTGTTGAAGAAGTTAGAGAAAAACTAAGTCCAAATCAAATAAAATCAATTATATTGAACTTTTATAATCTAGATAATATAAGAAGCATCCATATGATACCTGGATTTTCAATTCCAACAGGAATTTCTGAATTATCATATAAATTACTCGATATAAAAAAAGGAGATAAATTATTTCAACCAAATTCTCAAGCTGGAGAATTTATGATAGATTTTCTAATTAATCATCCAGAATGCGATATTTCAGCAATTGAAATTAACACAAGTTATATATTAACTTCTCAATTGAAACTTCCTATTATAGGTCACCAAAATAGAGCATCTATAAGACAAGAAGATTACTTCAACACGGACTTATCTACATTAGAATACAATAAAGTTTTTAGCATGCCACCAATGGGAATGTTGTATCGTGATTTTGACAAAAGAGTGAATGATAAAAACCTAATTGAATTATATAAAAAGAATGATTTCAACACGAAAAATGAATGGACCGATATATTAAAAATAATATCCAATACAAAATTCGAAAAAGCCATATTTATAGTTCATTCTGGTATTTTGTTCAAAGAACGAGACGAAAAAATCAGAAAATATTTAATAGATAATGGATATATTGAAAGCGTCATTGAACTTGCACCTAGATTATTCACGGGAATAGGCATATCAACTAATATTTTATTGATATCAAAAAACAACAAAAAAGTAAAAATGGTCGATGCTAGTGAAATCTATCATAGCGATAAAATGGTTAATAAAATTACAAAAGATGATGTAGAAGTAATCTTCGACGCTTATAAAAATGAATCTACAATTTCAAAAGAAGTATCACCAGAAGAATTTGAAGACAACAACTATAGTTTTATCCCAAGAAGATACACTAATGAAGAAATAGACTTGAAAAACTATGTGTATCTAAAAGATATTACTAAAATCAAACGTGGATATGCTAATTTAAAGAAATCCGATTTATATAAGAGAATATCCAGAGAAAATACCAATAATAAAATCATAGCCGCTGGGGACATTGATGACAACTTCAACATCGCAGATTTAACAAGCTTGACTGAAATTGAAGATAAAGAAGAAACATATTGTGTAAAAGACGGCGATATAATCTTTTCAAGAGGGGGAAGTTACAACTCACTTTTAATCAGAAATTCTGGAAATTACAGGATTCTTGTCAACGGTACACTCTACATTTTAAATTGTGACGAACAAAAAATTGACCCGTATTATTTGCAAATGTATCTTGCAAGTGATCATTGCCTCAGCCAGATCGAATCCCTAAACACAGGCAAATCAATCCAATTCATGAGCATTAATCAGCTTGGAGAATTAAAAATTCCAAAAGTGTCAAAAGAAAAAGAGAAAGAATTGTCCCAAAAATATAAAATGATTTTAGATAAAAAAGAAATTATCAGAATACAGAAAATAAAACTTGAAGAAGATGTAAGTGAACTTGTAAGTGAGGTGATTTAG
- a CDS encoding N-6 DNA methylase has translation MAVKKSELYSLLWDAANKLRGGVEPSRYKDYVLLLLFFKYVTDKYKGQRYGEFEIGEGASFDDIIMAKGKPDVGERVDKIIQKFLEINNLKGALPDVSFNNPEELGKGKELVDKVSGLIAIFQNPAIDFKKNRASGDDIIGDAYEYFMMKFAQESGKSKGQFYTPSEVSRVISRLIGIGDIENSPNKKWTLHDPAAGSGSLLIRAADEAPVDSNGDSIVTIYGQEKYSDTAGLAKMNFILHNKGTGEVHSDNTLSAPYYTDDFGELRKFDFIVMNPPFSDKDWSDGIKADEDTYHRFDGYGIPPEKNGDYAWFLHVLKALNENGKAGIILPHGVLFRGNAEETIRKEILKRKYIKGIVGLPSNLFYGTGIPACIIIIDKENADKREGLFMIDASDGFKKDGDKNRLREQDIEKIVQVFTNKTEIKGYSRFIAYKEIIEDNNANLNVPRYISKINKNLPQNINSHLNGGIPEKDIDSMERLWNISSELRNKIFEERENANVYDLKVEPDSIEDLIFEDEKIKKVIQEETIDIFNTWKQQSETILENIDSTIIPKKLIRELGFSILKAYEKSKLLDNYDAYDFLLNYWNEKMQDDVYLIKASGYEAGAEIDRKYGKKKIKDEQGIEIEIEDKKKFKSFDGLLIPKEIIETEYFNDELEEISAINSTISEIDEKMNEIFEENSGEDGLINDAINDKGNITKKSLNDRIKQIDKIKDKEEYELLISYQNLLKRKDSQNKELKSKTKSLDERIEEQYSKLTEKEIKNLLVDKKWMARINNDIKDAVDSEINNIAAKLVEISKRYETTLSQLEEKAENSRNDVRNALERMGYSW, from the coding sequence ATGGCAGTAAAAAAATCAGAATTATACTCCCTTTTATGGGATGCAGCAAATAAACTCAGAGGTGGAGTGGAACCGTCAAGATACAAGGATTATGTTCTACTACTTTTGTTTTTCAAATACGTTACAGATAAATACAAAGGACAAAGATACGGTGAATTTGAAATAGGAGAAGGAGCTTCCTTTGATGATATTATAATGGCAAAGGGAAAGCCAGACGTAGGCGAACGTGTAGACAAAATAATTCAAAAATTTCTAGAAATAAATAACCTAAAAGGTGCGCTTCCAGATGTTTCGTTTAACAACCCTGAAGAATTAGGAAAAGGAAAAGAATTAGTTGACAAAGTATCAGGATTAATTGCGATTTTCCAAAATCCTGCCATAGATTTCAAGAAAAACAGAGCAAGTGGCGATGATATTATCGGAGATGCTTATGAGTATTTCATGATGAAATTTGCACAGGAATCTGGAAAAAGCAAAGGACAGTTCTATACGCCAAGTGAAGTTTCGAGAGTGATTTCCAGACTTATTGGTATTGGAGATATTGAAAATTCACCAAATAAGAAATGGACGTTACACGATCCAGCCGCAGGAAGCGGAAGTTTATTAATAAGAGCAGCAGATGAAGCACCTGTCGATAGTAACGGCGACTCTATTGTAACTATATACGGACAAGAAAAATATTCAGACACGGCAGGTCTTGCCAAGATGAATTTTATTCTACACAACAAAGGAACTGGAGAAGTTCATAGCGACAATACATTATCAGCTCCGTATTATACTGATGATTTTGGAGAATTGCGAAAATTCGATTTTATAGTTATGAATCCACCTTTTTCAGACAAGGATTGGTCAGATGGAATCAAAGCAGATGAAGACACATATCATAGATTTGATGGATACGGCATACCTCCAGAAAAAAACGGAGATTATGCATGGTTTCTGCACGTTTTAAAAGCATTAAACGAAAATGGAAAAGCTGGAATAATTCTTCCTCACGGAGTTTTGTTTAGAGGAAATGCAGAAGAAACCATAAGAAAAGAAATATTGAAGAGAAAATACATTAAAGGAATTGTAGGACTTCCTTCAAACTTGTTCTACGGAACAGGAATACCAGCTTGTATAATAATTATCGACAAAGAAAATGCTGATAAAAGAGAAGGATTGTTTATGATAGATGCAAGTGACGGATTCAAAAAAGACGGCGATAAGAACAGACTCAGAGAACAAGACATCGAAAAAATCGTACAAGTTTTTACTAATAAAACTGAGATTAAAGGATATTCACGATTTATCGCTTACAAAGAAATCATAGAAGACAATAATGCGAACCTAAATGTTCCAAGATATATTAGCAAAATCAACAAAAATTTACCTCAAAACATCAACTCACATCTAAATGGCGGAATACCAGAAAAAGACATCGACTCGATGGAAAGATTGTGGAATATATCCAGTGAATTAAGAAATAAAATTTTTGAAGAAAGAGAAAACGCAAATGTATACGACTTGAAAGTAGAGCCAGACAGCATAGAAGATCTAATATTTGAAGACGAAAAAATCAAAAAAGTAATACAAGAAGAAACAATAGACATATTCAATACTTGGAAACAACAATCAGAAACCATATTGGAAAATATTGACAGTACAATAATTCCCAAAAAATTAATAAGAGAACTAGGATTTTCGATATTAAAAGCCTACGAAAAATCCAAACTATTAGACAATTATGATGCGTATGATTTTCTATTGAACTATTGGAATGAAAAAATGCAAGATGATGTATACCTAATAAAAGCATCGGGATATGAAGCAGGTGCTGAAATAGATAGGAAATATGGCAAGAAAAAAATAAAAGACGAACAAGGAATCGAAATAGAAATAGAAGATAAAAAGAAATTCAAATCATTTGATGGACTTTTAATTCCTAAAGAAATTATAGAAACAGAATACTTCAATGATGAACTAGAAGAAATATCAGCCATAAACTCAACAATTTCAGAAATAGATGAGAAAATGAATGAAATATTCGAAGAAAATTCAGGAGAAGATGGACTTATCAATGATGCAATCAATGATAAGGGAAATATCACCAAGAAAAGCTTAAATGATAGAATCAAACAAATCGACAAAATCAAGGACAAGGAAGAATATGAGCTACTCATTTCATATCAAAACTTATTAAAGAGAAAAGATTCACAAAATAAAGAACTAAAATCAAAAACAAAATCACTCGATGAAAGAATTGAAGAACAATACAGTAAACTAACGGAAAAAGAAATAAAAAACTTGTTAGTTGACAAGAAATGGATGGCGAGAATCAATAATGATATAAAAGATGCTGTAGATAGCGAAATAAATAATATTGCAGCTAAGCTTGTAGAAATATCTAAACGCTACGAAACAACATTGTCACAACTTGAAGAAAAGGCCGAAAACTCACGAAATGATGTAAGAAATGCATTGGAAAGGATGGGATATTCATGGTAG
- a CDS encoding virulence RhuM family protein, whose product MVDYPEKIEFLLYKNELSEAKIQVVVKDETIWLTQKAMSELFGVGVPAISKHLSNIFKEGELDENVVVSILEITTKHGAIEGKTQEKKTKFYNLDAIISVGYRVNSRQATNFRIWATNVLKEYIRKGFVLNDEMLSQGKSTFGTDYFRELLERVRSIRASERRIWQQITDIFAECSFDYDKNSEITRNFYAMVQNKFHYAITGKTAAEIIYEKSDSTKNNMGLTTWKNSPDGRILKTDVTVAKNYLSEKEIRKLERLVTGYFDYVEDLIEDEVLLGMEDFSSSLNDFLNFRRYKILSGNGHISAKKAREKAIGEYMIFNKNQLINSDFDKFIKKNRLEGGEKDE is encoded by the coding sequence ATGGTAGATTATCCTGAAAAAATAGAGTTCTTGCTCTACAAAAACGAATTGTCAGAAGCCAAAATTCAAGTTGTCGTAAAAGATGAAACCATTTGGCTAACACAAAAAGCAATGTCGGAGCTTTTTGGAGTTGGGGTTCCTGCCATCTCCAAGCACCTATCAAATATATTTAAAGAAGGAGAATTGGATGAAAATGTGGTTGTTTCCATTTTGGAAATAACCACTAAACATGGAGCAATTGAGGGAAAAACACAAGAAAAGAAAACCAAATTCTATAACTTGGATGCCATTATTTCTGTAGGTTACCGTGTCAATTCGAGACAAGCTACCAACTTTAGAATATGGGCTACCAATGTACTCAAAGAATATATTAGAAAAGGATTCGTACTGAATGACGAAATGCTATCTCAAGGAAAAAGCACCTTCGGTACAGATTATTTCAGGGAACTTCTAGAAAGAGTACGTTCAATCAGAGCAAGTGAACGTAGGATTTGGCAACAAATAACAGATATATTTGCTGAATGCAGCTTTGATTACGACAAAAATTCTGAAATTACGAGAAATTTCTACGCAATGGTACAAAACAAATTTCACTATGCAATTACAGGAAAAACAGCAGCTGAAATTATCTACGAAAAAAGTGATTCAACGAAAAACAATATGGGACTGACAACGTGGAAGAATTCACCAGACGGTAGAATTTTAAAAACCGATGTAACAGTAGCCAAGAACTATCTATCAGAAAAAGAAATCAGAAAACTGGAAAGACTTGTTACAGGATATTTTGATTACGTAGAAGATTTGATAGAAGATGAGGTGCTTTTGGGAATGGAAGATTTCTCATCATCATTAAATGATTTCTTGAATTTTAGAAGATACAAGATTTTATCGGGAAATGGTCACATCAGCGCAAAAAAAGCACGAGAAAAAGCCATTGGTGAGTACATGATATTCAACAAAAATCAATTGATTAATTCTGATTTTGATAAGTTTATTAAAAAGAATAGACTTGAAGGCGGTGAGAAAGATGAGTGA
- a CDS encoding restriction endonuclease subunit S: MSDYPKDWEEVKLVDIPIQIKKGDLITKKEIANGKIPVIAGGKSPAYYCNRYNREGTTITVSASGANAGYVNLFYGQIFASDCSTIEEDRSYCIEYIYYLMAKEQENIYKLQTGGAQPHVHPKDIKKLEIIYSRNIEEQKSIAETLMTFDRHIENLEKLIEKKKMIRDGAVEDLMTGKTRLDGFDGEWEKLLLGDIFKINMCKRVFSYQTVKNGKIPFFKIGTFGKKADAYISEELFNQYKHLYPYPSKGDSLISASGSIGKIVVYNGENSYYQDSNIVWLKTNLNIVDKSFLYFYLRTFPWKITEGTTIKRLYNNIILETEINLPTDIKEQQAIASILTSMDEEIENLEKEKAKIEKIKAGAMDDLLTGRVRLI, translated from the coding sequence ATGAGTGATTATCCAAAGGATTGGGAAGAGGTAAAACTTGTGGACATACCCATTCAAATAAAAAAGGGTGACTTAATTACAAAAAAAGAAATTGCTAATGGAAAAATTCCTGTAATTGCTGGTGGTAAATCACCTGCATATTATTGCAATAGATATAATCGAGAAGGGACTACTATTACAGTTAGTGCATCTGGAGCAAATGCTGGTTATGTAAACTTATTTTATGGTCAAATATTTGCGTCGGATTGCTCAACTATTGAAGAAGATCGCAGTTATTGCATAGAATATATCTATTATTTAATGGCCAAAGAACAAGAAAATATCTATAAATTGCAAACTGGAGGAGCTCAGCCTCATGTTCATCCTAAAGATATTAAAAAATTAGAAATAATATATAGCAGAAATATTGAAGAACAAAAATCCATCGCTGAAACTCTAATGACATTTGATAGGCACATTGAAAACCTTGAAAAACTTATTGAAAAGAAAAAAATGATTCGTGATGGTGCGGTTGAAGATTTGATGACAGGAAAGACAAGGCTTGACGGATTTGATGGTGAGTGGGAGAAATTATTACTTGGAGATATATTTAAAATCAATATGTGCAAAAGGGTTTTTTCTTATCAAACAGTAAAGAATGGGAAAATCCCGTTCTTTAAAATTGGTACATTTGGTAAAAAAGCGGATGCATATATAAGTGAAGAACTTTTCAATCAATACAAACATTTATATCCATATCCAAGCAAGGGAGATAGTTTGATATCAGCTTCTGGTTCTATAGGAAAGATAGTTGTTTACAATGGAGAAAATTCATATTATCAAGATTCTAACATTGTTTGGTTAAAAACTAATCTTAATATAGTAGATAAATCATTTTTATATTTCTACTTAAGAACATTTCCTTGGAAGATTACTGAAGGGACAACAATAAAAAGATTGTATAATAATATTATTTTAGAAACTGAAATAAATTTACCAACTGACATAAAAGAACAACAAGCCATCGCATCTATTCTAACATCAATGGATGAAGAAATAGAAAACTTAGAAAAAGAAAAAGCAAAGATTGAGAAAATAAAAGCAGGAGCTATGGATGATTTACTAACTGGTAGAGTTAGGCTTATCTAG
- a CDS encoding type I restriction endonuclease subunit R: MSVDKEIKLQERVLEVMKEDLGYRYIGNLKNYDNKSIREYEFERNLEKRGYSSRLIKLALNEVRKVAYNQTSGLYQNNKAFYSLLRYGAQGLQDENKNRVTVDLIDWDNIENNDFAVAEEVSVLCLDNKRHKRPDVVIYVNGIALGVFELKRSSVSIGEGIRQNLTNQKDENIATFFNTVQFTFAGNEAEGLKYGTICTAEKYYLQWKEDDNAKDALSNKIKELQGDEPNKLRDGIISICQKERFLSLIYDFVIFDAGIKKLARHNQYFANIAARDFIKRKEGGIIWNTQGSGKSLIMVWLTKWIIENIEDSRVVIITDRDELDDQIEGLFSDVDISIARARSGKHLRDLLNTYDESIICSLIHKYGHNAGNQSDVDLYVKELEKSLGSDYEAKGNIVAFIDECHRTNSGKLHKAVRTLMPNATIIGFTGTPLLKKDKQTSREVFGEFIHTYKFDEGVEDGVVLDLRYEARDVDQNLTNQSRVDVWFETKTKGLTDYAKNKLKSSWASLNKLYSSRQRLEKIAADIIFDMETKPRLSCDRGTAMLVAGDILQACKYWEIFQSNGFKKCAVVTSYEPNAASVRTATSDLNEQSESEYKKEIYERMLAGRSTSDYESEVKKKFKEEPANMKLLIVVDKLLTGFDAPSATYLYIDKSMRDHDLFQAICRVNRPDGEDKDYGYIVDYKDLFKNVQLAITDYTSGAFEDYAAEDVDGLIKGRYEEAKAEMVGARASLNDLFSNIEDKSEDSKIIEYFCGDKEDDETYLGRREVFYSISSSYTRAFANCCDKLVSDFGYNDKEVNKLRNEITNYNKIKEMIKLASYDYIDLKPYESDMRYILDTYVMAEDSTIISELENMSLVELLLSSDTKSPIDQIVDGLPGDDNAKSEIIENNLTYEIVKRKSSNEVYYGKLSEMLEEVIEQRKIGVISYENYLKEVTKIAQNIIHPEDSDNYPDYIKDSEAKRAIYDYLGDEGGDLAYKLDSAIKTSIQPDWMTNRQKQNKIKGSIYDVLCEHGKDENLADDLTEKIFDIVKSQDEYREI, translated from the coding sequence ATGAGTGTAGATAAGGAGATAAAATTACAAGAGCGAGTCCTCGAAGTTATGAAAGAGGATTTGGGATATAGATATATCGGAAATCTTAAAAATTACGATAATAAATCCATAAGAGAATATGAATTTGAAAGAAATCTAGAAAAAAGAGGATATTCATCTCGATTAATCAAACTTGCCTTAAATGAAGTAAGAAAGGTAGCTTATAATCAAACGTCAGGTCTTTATCAAAATAATAAAGCTTTTTATTCACTTCTTAGATACGGTGCACAGGGATTACAAGATGAAAACAAAAACAGAGTTACTGTTGATTTGATTGATTGGGATAATATCGAAAACAATGATTTTGCTGTGGCAGAAGAGGTAAGTGTTTTATGTTTAGATAATAAAAGGCATAAACGTCCTGATGTTGTTATTTATGTTAATGGGATAGCCTTGGGCGTATTTGAACTTAAACGTTCCTCAGTAAGTATTGGAGAAGGTATCAGACAGAATCTTACTAATCAAAAAGATGAAAACATAGCAACGTTTTTTAATACTGTCCAATTTACTTTTGCGGGTAATGAAGCCGAAGGTTTGAAATACGGAACTATATGTACGGCTGAAAAATATTATCTACAATGGAAGGAAGACGATAATGCAAAGGATGCGTTGAGTAATAAAATAAAAGAACTACAAGGTGACGAACCTAATAAATTAAGAGATGGAATAATATCTATTTGTCAAAAAGAAAGATTTCTATCGTTGATTTATGATTTTGTTATTTTTGATGCAGGTATAAAGAAACTTGCTCGTCACAACCAATATTTTGCAAATATTGCGGCTAGGGATTTTATTAAAAGAAAAGAAGGCGGAATTATTTGGAATACGCAAGGATCCGGCAAGTCTCTTATTATGGTGTGGCTAACAAAATGGATTATAGAAAACATAGAAGACAGTCGTGTTGTAATTATTACCGATAGAGATGAGTTAGACGATCAGATTGAAGGATTATTCTCCGATGTAGATATTAGTATAGCAAGGGCAAGGTCAGGTAAACATTTAAGAGATTTATTAAACACATATGATGAGTCAATTATTTGTTCTCTTATTCATAAATACGGACATAATGCTGGTAATCAATCTGATGTTGATTTATATGTCAAGGAATTGGAAAAAAGTTTGGGTAGTGATTATGAGGCCAAGGGAAATATTGTGGCTTTTATTGATGAGTGTCACAGAACAAATTCTGGTAAGCTTCACAAGGCTGTGAGAACTTTGATGCCTAATGCTACTATTATTGGTTTTACGGGAACTCCTCTTTTAAAAAAGGACAAGCAAACTAGTCGTGAAGTGTTTGGGGAATTCATCCACACTTACAAGTTTGACGAGGGTGTAGAAGATGGAGTTGTACTTGATTTAAGATATGAAGCAAGGGATGTGGATCAAAATCTGACTAATCAATCAAGGGTTGATGTTTGGTTTGAAACAAAGACGAAGGGTCTGACTGATTATGCAAAAAATAAGCTTAAATCATCATGGGCATCGTTGAACAAGCTGTATTCATCAAGACAAAGATTGGAAAAAATTGCGGCTGATATTATTTTTGATATGGAAACGAAGCCTAGGTTGTCTTGTGATCGAGGAACGGCCATGCTTGTCGCTGGTGATATTCTTCAAGCTTGCAAGTATTGGGAGATATTTCAATCGAATGGATTTAAGAAGTGTGCGGTGGTGACTTCATACGAACCGAATGCAGCGAGCGTAAGAACGGCCACGTCTGATTTGAACGAACAAAGTGAAAGCGAATACAAAAAAGAAATCTACGAAAGAATGTTAGCTGGTAGGTCTACTTCTGATTATGAAAGTGAAGTAAAGAAAAAGTTCAAGGAAGAGCCTGCGAATATGAAACTTTTAATTGTTGTGGACAAGCTGTTGACAGGTTTTGATGCTCCAAGTGCGACGTATTTGTATATTGATAAATCCATGAGAGATCATGATTTGTTCCAAGCTATTTGTAGAGTAAACAGACCAGATGGTGAAGACAAAGATTACGGTTATATTGTTGATTACAAGGACTTGTTCAAGAATGTTCAGCTTGCAATCACTGATTATACGAGTGGAGCGTTTGAAGATTACGCAGCTGAGGATGTGGATGGACTTATTAAGGGTCGTTACGAGGAAGCAAAGGCAGAAATGGTAGGAGCGAGGGCTTCTCTTAATGATTTGTTTTCAAACATAGAGGATAAATCAGAGGATTCCAAAATTATTGAGTATTTCTGTGGAGACAAGGAAGATGATGAGACTTATTTGGGTAGAAGAGAAGTGTTTTATTCAATTTCATCGTCATACACGAGAGCTTTTGCAAATTGTTGTGATAAGTTGGTTTCAGATTTCGGATATAACGATAAGGAAGTTAATAAATTAAGAAATGAAATAACAAATTACAACAAGATTAAAGAAATGATAAAACTTGCTAGCTACGATTATATAGATTTGAAACCTTATGAATCAGATATGAGATATATTTTGGATACTTATGTGATGGCTGAGGACAGCACTATTATTAGTGAATTGGAAAATATGTCGTTGGTAGAGTTATTGCTAAGTAGTGACACGAAATCTCCAATTGACCAAATTGTAGATGGCCTTCCTGGAGATGATAATGCAAAATCTGAGATTATCGAAAACAATTTAACTTATGAAATCGTCAAAAGAAAGTCTTCTAATGAAGTATATTATGGGAAATTATCGGAAATGTTGGAAGAAGTTATTGAGCAAAGAAAAATTGGCGTTATAAGTTATGAAAATTATCTTAAAGAAGTAACTAAAATAGCGCAGAATATAATTCATCCAGAAGACAGCGATAATTATCCTGATTATATAAAGGATAGCGAAGCGAAGAGAGCTATTTATGATTATTTAGGAGATGAGGGCGGAGATCTTGCGTATAAATTAGATAGTGCAATAAAAACTTCGATACAACCAGATTGGATGACCAATAGACAAAAACAAAACAAAATAAAAGGCTCTATATATGATGTGTTGTGCGAACATGGAAAAGATGAAAACTTAGCCGATGATTTGACGGAAAAAATTTTTGATATAGTAAAAAGTCAGGATGAGTATCGTGAAATATAA
- a CDS encoding M48 family metallopeptidase, with product MSIVKYNEIIDGLGVEIHKKSNLKNLYIRIFPPDGDVKVSVPLKCTDEEIKYFVLKNMTKIKNVKEKFRNQPRLSKREYVSGESCYLWGKTYILEVVYENKKPEVVVTPKKIILRVREGSDVKKRESIINEWYRNELKRVLKIVSKKCEKNTGLIANEYRVKNMKTKWGTCNINKKRVWINLQLAKKPIECLEYVVTHELVHLLERNHTNRFYELLGEYYPEWKVARKILSEQPLDYVE from the coding sequence ATGAGTATCGTGAAATATAATGAAATAATTGATGGATTAGGTGTAGAAATTCACAAAAAAAGCAATTTGAAAAATTTGTATATAAGAATATTTCCGCCTGATGGAGATGTGAAGGTAAGTGTTCCTTTAAAGTGCACAGATGAAGAAATCAAATATTTCGTATTAAAGAATATGACCAAAATAAAAAATGTTAAAGAAAAATTTCGAAATCAACCACGACTATCTAAACGCGAATATGTGTCTGGAGAATCGTGTTATTTATGGGGGAAGACATATATTTTAGAGGTAGTTTATGAGAATAAAAAGCCTGAGGTTGTGGTTACTCCGAAAAAAATTATTCTAAGAGTACGAGAAGGTTCGGATGTTAAAAAAAGAGAGTCAATAATTAATGAATGGTACAGGAATGAGCTCAAAAGAGTTTTAAAAATTGTTTCAAAAAAGTGCGAGAAAAACACTGGACTGATAGCAAATGAATATAGAGTAAAAAACATGAAGACTAAGTGGGGGACTTGTAATATTAACAAGAAGAGGGTTTGGATTAATCTCCAGTTAGCAAAAAAACCTATCGAATGTTTGGAATATGTCGTAACTCATGAATTGGTCCATTTATTAGAAAGAAATCACACGAATAGATTTTATGAGTTACTTGGAGAATATTATCCTGAGTGGAAAGTAGCACGAAAAATATTATCGGAACAACCACTCGATTATGTAGAATAG